Proteins encoded in a region of the Rutidosis leptorrhynchoides isolate AG116_Rl617_1_P2 chromosome 9, CSIRO_AGI_Rlap_v1, whole genome shotgun sequence genome:
- the LOC139868027 gene encoding uncharacterized protein, producing MAATMYTMFSGFDVLKFLTGTFTPEEKATAEWIKVDAVVSTWIYNTISEALLERVLNSELATAHDTWVFIEQIFQDNKLSKTMELTAELRGLVMGDESVEAYFRKIDRIANHLQNLGSTVEDKDLVMYAVNGLNGKYPHAAHIIIHRHPFPDFNIVRSMLLMEEMTSNRFDHLKNDAPANPSNPIALIAHTAGTPPAHNLGPYYSLPQAQPALLPSPNVSAVGLQSPAQPNDPQAFYAAQPSSYGSFVVDPQTQTQETMLPNAFGAMTLQDYEAAGWHMDTGDYLTRRLLLRCDSNGDLYPLTPPSSTTQQSLITSPVTWHQRLGHPGHDVFRRLVSDKDIICNKTSSPVLCHACQLGKHVRLPFSVSSSNVNAIFDIIHSDLWTSPVTSLSGLKYYIIFLDHYSHYV from the exons ATGGCAGCCACAATGTACACCATGTTCTCTG GTTTTGATGTCTTGAAGTTTCTCACTGGAACCTTTACACCAGAAGAAAAAGCCACAGCCGAATGGATCAAGGTCGACGCCGTTGTCTCTACTTGGATCTACAATACCATTTCAGAAGCTCTCCTCGAACGAGTTCTAAACTCGGAACTCGCCACCGCCCATGACACGTGGGTTTTTATTGAACAAATATTTCAAGATAACAAACTCTCCAAAACAATGGAGCTAACTGCAGAACTTCGTGGCCTGGTTATGGGCGATGAGTCGGTTGAAGCTTACTTTCGAAAAATAGATCGCATCGCCAATCATTTACAAAATCTTGGTTCCACGGTTGAAGACAAAGATCTAGTCATGTATGCCGTCAATGGCTTAAACGGCAAATACCCACACGCTGCTCACATAATTATTCATCGCCACCCGTTTCCCGATTTCAACATTGTTCGATCGATGCTTCTCATGGAAGAGATGACATCGAATCGATTTGATCACCTCAAAAACGATGCACCCGCCAACCCATCCAACCCGATCGCCCTCATCGCCCATACCGCTGGAACACcacct GCTCACAACCTTGGGCCCTATTACTCTCTGCCACAGGCCCAACCGGCTTTGTTACCCAGCCCAAATGTTTCTGCTGTTGGGCTTCAGTCTCCTGCTCAGCCCAATGATCCTCAGGCCTTTTATGCTGCTCAGCCCTCTAGCTATGGATCCTTTGTTGTTGATCCACAAACACAAACTCAGGAAACTATGTTACCAAATGCTTTTGGAGCGATGACTCTTCAGGACTACGAGGCTGCCGGATGGCACATGGATACTGGT GATTACCTGACACGTCGTCTTCTGCTCCGCTGTGATAGCAATGGGGATCTCTACCCTCTGACACCCCCTTCTTCCACTACTCAACAATCACTCATTACCAGTCCTGTCACCTGGCATCAGCGTCTTGGGCACCCTGGACATGATGTTTTTCGCAGACTTGTTTCTGataaagatattatttgtaataaaaCCTCGTCCCCCGTTCTTTGCCATGCTTGTCAGCTTGGAAAACACGTGCGACTACCGTTTTCTGTTTCTAGTTCCAATGTTAATGCTATTTTTGATATTATTCATTCGGATTTGTGGACTTCTCCTGTTACTAGTCTTAGTGGTTTAAAGTATTACATTATCTTTCTTGATCATTATTCACATTATGTTTAG